In the genome of Candidatus Electrothrix rattekaaiensis, the window CTCTGCACGGATTTGTCTTTTTTCCGGGCATGGGTTTTCCGCTCCAGATTGCCAGTGCCACCTCTAGGCAGTTGGTGGACGAGGCTATGGAAGGCGATCAGATGATCGGGTTGGTACTCTGTCATAAAAAACAGGTGGGGAATAACGATACCATCTCCAGTGCTGATCTGCATCGAGTCGGTGCAGTGGGCTATGTTCACAAGGTGTCAACCACTGAAGAGGGCTATTATCAGGTCCTGGTCAGCGGTATTCATAAGCTCAGTGTTGATAAGTTCACCGCAGAAATGCCATATATTAAAGGTGAGATCAGCATTCTTCCGATGGAGGTGAATGACGGGGATCGCGAGACTGAGGCCTTGGTTCTCGGTATTCGTAATGAGTTTAAAAAACTCGGCGAGCTGATCAATCTGCCTGCGGAAATCATGGCCACTATGGATGCGATCTCTGATCCCTTTCATGTTGGCTATCTGGTCTCTTCTCAGTTGAACCTTAGGGTGAATAAGGAGCAAGAAATCCTTGAGATCGTCGAGGTTAACCTGTTGCTGCATCGAGTGGCTCGTGAATTGAACAGGCGGGTGAACACCGCTGAGATGAGCAATAAGTTGCAGGAAGATATCAAGAAGGATATGGATGGCAAGCAGCGGGAATTTTTTCTCCGCCAGCAGATGCAGGCCATTCGTAAGGAGTTGGGTGAAGAATCTGACGGCAAGGTGGAGCTTCAGGAACTGCGGGAACGGGCTGCCGAGTCCGGTTTGAGCGAGGAAGCGAACAAGGCCGTGGAAAAAGAGCTGACGCGTCTGGATCGAATTTCTCCTTCTTCCCCGGAATATTCTGTTTCCCGTAATTATATCGACTGGATTCTGGATTTGCCTTGGAGCACATCCTCTGATGATACCTTGGATTTGGACAAGGCGGAGAGTGATCTGGAAGAGGAGCATTACGGACTTGAAAAGATCAAGAAGCGGATTCTGGAATTCTTGGCTGTGCGCAAGCTGAAAAACGATATCCACGGCCCGATTCTCTGTCTGGCTGGCCCTCCAGGAGTGGGAAAGACCTCTTTGGGCCAATCCATTGCCCGCACTATGAATCGAAAGTTTTCCCGTATGGCCCTGGGCGGTATGCGTGACGAGGCCGAAATTCGTGGCCATCGGCGAACCTACATCGGTGCGTTGCCTGGTCGGATTATCCAGAATCTGAAAAAGGTGGGCACGAATAATCCGGTTATCCTTTTGGATGAGATCGATAAACTGGGCAATGATTTTCGCGGCGATCCCGCTTCCGCCCTGCTGGAGGTACTGGACCCAGAGCAGAACTCGACCTTTACCGATCATTACCTGGATATTGAATTTGATCTGTCCAAGGTCATGTTTATCGCCACCGCTAATATGCTGGAGACCATTCCCGGTCCTCTGCGGGACAGGATGGAAGTGGTGCAGCTCTCCAGTTACACGGAAGATGAAAAGCTGGCCATTGCCCGCAAATATTTGCTGAAAAAGCAGCTCAAGGAGCATGCGCTTACAGCAGAAAATTTGGAAATGGATGACGAGGCCCTGCTGGCCGTTATCCGCTCCTATACCAGAGAAGCGGGTGTGCGTAATCTGGAGCGTCAACTGGCGGCTATCTGTCGTGGGGTTGCGGCGAATCTCGCCCGAGGTCGGACCGAGAAAACCGTGGTTACGGCGGATAATCTGTACGACTTCCTCGGGGTGGTGAGTTACACCTCTGAAATGAAGGCACGCACTTGGGGGCCGGGACTCTCCACCGGTCTGGCTTGGACCCCAGTGGGTGGTCAGATCCTCTTTATCGAGACTTCCAAGATGAAGGGCAAAGGCGGGCTTGCTTTAACCGGGAAGCTCGGCGATGTGATGAAGGAATCCGCTTCTGCGGCCCTGACCTATATTCGCTCCAACGCGCACTCCTTGAGCGTTGACGAGGATGTTTTTTCGCAGATTGATCTCCATGTCCATGTGCCGGACGGCGCAACACCCAAGGACGGTCCTTCCGCTGGTGTGGCTATGGTCAGTTCTCTGATTTCGGTGATCAGTGACCGGACAGTGCGTCAGGATGTGGCCATGACCGGAGAAATTACCCTGCGCGGCGATGTCCTGCCTGTGGGCGGTATCGCGGAAAAAGTCCTGGCTGCCTTACGCGCTGGCATCAATGAACTGGTCCTGCCGGTTCTCAATGAAAAGGATGTGCTGGAGATTCCGGAAGAGGTCCGTGAAGGCGTTATTTTCCATTATCCGCACACCATTGAAGAAGCTCTGGGGTTTGTTCTGGAGAAAGAAACGGATAATACATAATGCTTGGTTGGTTTAAGAAAAAACTCTCGGGAAGGAAAGAAGAGGCAGCGGTTGAGGAGACCGCTGCTCAAGCCGATGTTGGGATCGCGGCTGCTGAGGAACCTGCAACCTCTGCTGCAACAGCAGAGAAAAAACCGGAGCAAGAGGCGGACAAAACGGTTCCGGCTGCCGAACCTGCTTTGTCGGCAACGGCGGAAGCCAAAGCCGAGGCGGAACCTCCGGCTGAAGGACATGCTGGCGGGCAGGAGCAGGAAAAACCGCAGCGTTCGATGTTTAGGCGTTTGCAGGAGCGGCTGGGAAAAAGCCGGAATCACTTTGTTCATCGCCTGGACACGCTCTTTCGCGGGAGAAAAGAGATTGATCAGGAGCTGTTTGATGAACTGGAAGAAATCCTGATCACGGCTGATCTCGGAGTGAACACGGCAATGGAATTGCTGGATGAGGCCAAGAGCAGTGTGAAACGCCAGGATCTCAGTGATCCCCAAGCCCTAAAAAAAGTGCTGCGCGACAAGATTCTTTCTTTTCTCCAAGAATCTTCTCAACCGGCGGAACTGGTTCTGCCAGACTCGGGCCCCTTTGTCATTATGGTGGTCGGTGTCAACGGGGTGGGCAAGACCACCTCCATTGGCAAGATCGCTGCCAAGTTTGCCAAGGCAGGGCAATCTGTGCTCCTGGTGGCTGGTGATACCTTCAGGGCAGCGGCCATTGATCAGCTCAAGATCTGGGGTGATCGTGTCGGAGTGGAGGTGGTTGCCGGACCGCCGAAATCCGATCCTTCCTCTGTCGTTTTTGACGGAGTGGCCAAAGGTGTGGCCAAGGATTATGATGTGGTCATTATCGATACTGCCGGTCGTCTGCACACCTCTGTCAACCTGATGGCAGAGCTGAAAAAGATTAAGCGGGTGGTTGGGAAGAACCTATCAACTGCTCCCCACGAGGTGATGTTGGTGGTTGATGCCACCACGGGCCAGAATGCGATTTCCCAGGCCAAGATGTTTAATGAAGCTGTGGGCATTACTGGCCTGACTCTGACCAAACTGGACGGCACAGCCAAGGGCGGTATTGTCGCCAATATTTGTCATGAATTAAAAATCCCGGTTCGTTTTATCGGCATCGGTGAGCAGGTCGAAGACCTGCGGGATTTTGATCCTGAAGAGTTTGTTGATGCCCTGTTCAGCGTAGAGGAGGGGAGTTAATCCACTGATCAGACTCCCTGATCTCCTCTCCCGACCCCTGCAACCTTTTCCCTGCCTTCCCTCATGCAACGCCAGTACAGCTATAATAGCAACCAGCCGGGCTGCGGCGGTTGTCTTCTTATCGTCATCCTCATCCTGCTGGCCACCGGTGGCTGGCAGGCTGTGGGGAGTTTTTTTTCCGTTCTTATCTACTCCGGTCTGTTCGCGGTATTAGCTCTCGTTGTGGCCTTTTTCGGTTTTACCCGATATATCCAGAGCCGAGCCGCAGCCTATGCGCAATCCCAGACCGAAAGTCATAATCGCTTTGTCTTTCTTCTGGTCAATATCTTGGTCTGTGTCGCCAAGGTAGACGGCCATTTCACCAAATCCGAGTTGCGGACCATGCTGAACTTTTTTCAGCACTCGCTCCATTATAATCAGGACCAGATGTATTGGGTCAAACAGCTGATTAAGGATGCCCGTGATGATGAGCAGGATCTGGATGCTTTGCTGACAGAATTTCGCAACAGTTTTGCTTATGAGCCCCGCCTGATCCTGCTGGAGCTGATCTATCAGTTGATCTTTGCCAAGAAACCGGTCAATGAAGGAGAGCTTAATCTTGCCCGCAAGATTGGGCAATTTCTCGGTATTCGGGAGTATGAGCGACAGACTATTGAAAATAAATACCGCTATGGACATCAGTACCAGCGTGGGGCTGCTGGCGGTGGTGCGCCTTCCGAGCAGCAGTATTACGCCGTGCTCGGGGTGACTTCCGGGGCGGAATTTCCCGAGATTAAAAAGGCCTATCGTAAGCTCTCTATGCAGTATCACCCGGATAAGGTAGCCCATTTAGGTGATGAGTTCAAGGGGGTTGCTGAGGAGAAGATGAAGGAAATTAATGCGGCGTATGATTATTTTCGGAAGAAGTATGATGGGAGTTAGGTGATGGATGAGGAAGTCTATTCCGACTGTTTCGAGGTGTATTTTTTTGATGAGAAAGTCTAATTTTTTGATTTAAAAGTCCACTGGATAGATTAAGAAGTCCAGTGATTGGACTTTCTTATCTAAAATTTGGATTTGGTTGTCTGAAGATTTGATCCTGAAATCGAAGTTTTTGATTTTTTTGTTGAGATACTTGACGGGGTGATGGTGGAATGTGATCTGGCTATCAGTAGAGCCTCGTATCATGCTATGAATTGTAAGATGGAAAAATTCTCCAAAAGCTGGAAGTTGGCTTGGTGAGCTGCAAAGAGAGCAAGAAGATATATAGAGCCATTTATGAACCGACAGGAATATTTTAATTTCATTGAAGAGAAGCTTTCATTCCTTGCATTCCGTATTGAGATGCGAGGTGGGTTAAATATTTTAGATTTAAATTTGCATTCTGAGAATTTTTATCTACATTTCTTTAATTTGCTTTTTGATTGGAATCTTAAGAATTTGAATACGGTAGAGAAAAATTCTGCTGGTATTGATCTGATTGATACTGCAAATAAAATTATTGTCCAAGTCTCTGCTACAGCAACAAGACAGAAGGTTGAATCTGCTCTTTCAAAAGATCTTTTGAAATACAGTGGCTATAATTTCAAGTTTATATCAATTTCTAAAGATGCCAAAAGATTACGAGAGCAAACATTTTCTAATCCCCATAATTTGACATTTTCGCCTGCCACGGATATTTTTGATACTTCATCTCTCTTGAGCATTATCAGTACTATGGATATTGACCAGCAGAGAGGGATCTATAACTTTTTAAAAAAAGAACTCAGATCTGAACCGGATCCTAAAAAAATTGAGTCAAATCTAACGACAATCATTAAAATCCTTTCCAAGGAAGATTGGAGTCAGGGAACGATGGGTTTTGAAATAATACCGTATGATATTGAGATAAAGATTTTCTATAATCAGTTAGAGAAAGCCAAGGTACTTATAGACGATTATAAGGTTCATTATCATCGAATAGATAAAGTTTATTCAGAATTTGATAAACAAGGCGTGAATAAAAGCATTTCTATTTTAAATGGTATCCGAACAGAATATCTTGCTTTAGGAAAAAATTTGTCCCCGGATCATTGTTTTTTTTCTATTATTGATAAAGTCATCCACAAGATCCGGGAGAGTGCTAATTATACAGCTATTCCTGATGAGGAACTTACGTTATGTGTTCAAATTCTTGTCGTTGATGCTTTTATACGATGCAAAATTTTCAAAAATCCCTCAGGAGGTGGTTCATGCTGATTCCTGATAATATTCATCCAGAACAGACCATATATTTTAATGGTGCTTTTGTATTGAAAACAATTCAAAAACATCGAATGATGGATATGCTTGAGTTATATGTACAGACAAGATCTGAACGAAACATGACAATGCCGGTGTTTATGCTATGTATTGACTGGCTTTATCTCCTTAATCTAGTAACGTTAAACGATAAAGGAATGGTGGAATTATGTTCCTGAAGTCACTAACCATAACCCGTGGGGATGGAAGCATAATTCGAGACATCCCTTTTCATTCGGGTCTTAATTTTATTGTTGACGAAACACCTATAGAGAGCGGTAAAGAAACAGGAAACAATGTTGGTAAGACAACGGTTTTAAAACTGGTTGATTTCTGTCTTGGTGCCAAGGCCAAGGGGATATATTCAGATCAAGAAAACAAACGGAATGAATATAAACTTGTCAAAGATTTCCTTGTGGAAAATCAAGTGATGGTTTCGCTTCTTCTTAAAGAAGATCTTTTTCAAGAAGCATCTCGGGAAGTGCTTATCGAACGTAATTTTCTGTACCGTAAAAATAAAATACAGCGTATAGACGGTCAAGATAAAAAAAATGATGAGTTTGAAGAAGCACTCACCGACCTCCTTTTCCCAGGACATTATGGCAAAAAACCGACATTTCGCCAAATAATTGCACATAATATTCGCTATGAAGATTTAAGCATCAATAATACGTTAAAAAATCTGGATCGCTATACTCGGGATGATGAGTATGAGACACTCTACCTCTTTCTTTTTGGCTGTGATTTTGAACAAGGAGATACCAAACAAGCATTACGTGCTCAAATTAATCTCGAAGAGAACTTTCGGAAACGTCTTGAGTCTGAACAAACAAAATCAGGATATGAAGCGGCGTTAAATCTTATTCAAACGGACATTGATGAACTCGAACGTCAAAAGGCATCACTCAATCTCAATCCAAATTTTGAATCTGATTTGGAGAAACTTAACCAAATTAAATACCAAATAAATCTTGCTTCATCCGAAATAGGCAGGCTTGAGCTTCGTAAAGAATTGATTTTGGAAGCTCAAAAAGATATGCAAGCAAGTAAATCCCATATAGACTTGCAGCAGTTACAACAACTGTATCAGCAGGCGAGTTCTTTAGTGAACGGACTCCAAAAAACTTTTCAAGATCTTTATGAGTTCCACAACCGAATGGTGGAGTCTAAGACTGAGTTCGTTGCAAAGGATTTGCCTGAAATTGATGCAAAACTTGCCATAAAGCGTCAACACTTAAACCGTCTCCTGGCCGAAGAAAAAGAATTAAGTAGAGTTATTATTAGAAGTGATTCCTTTAATGTACTTGAGCAATTGATTGTAGCTCTTAACACCAAATACCAAAAAAAAGGTGACTACGAAAACACATTGCGTCAATTAAATTCTGTAGAGTCAAAGCTGGATGAACTGAACAATGATCTCATTAAAATTGATGATGAACTTTTTTCAGATGAATTTTATTTGAAAATTAAAGGTCAGCTAAACGAATTTAACAAATATTTCTCCTCTGTATCGAATGAGTTGTACAATGAAAAATATGCATTGAAAGTAGATCCAAAAACAGTAAAAGGTCGCAGGGTCTATGAATTCACTGCATTTAATCTTAATTTTAGCTCAGGAAAAAAACAAGGGGAAATATCTTGCTTTGATATAGCATATACACTCTTTGCTGATGAGGAGAATATTCCTTGTATGCATTTCTTGCTTAACGATAAAAAAGAGTTGATGCATGGTAATCAGCTCATAAAAATTGCTAAGCTAGTCAATGCAAAAGGAATACAATTTGTTGCTTCAATTTTAAAAGATAAACTGCCAGAAGAATTGAATAGAGACGAATACGTGATTTTGAAATTATCACAAAGTGATAAGTTTTTTAGAATTGAATCCTAGTCGACGAGGATGCGTCTCCGTATCATGTAATGGAAACTCTATGGGATTCTTTTTTACACGACGAAGCCGATATTGAATTTCCAGAATGGCATAAGGATATTTTGTCCGACAGAAAAGAAAATCGAAGAAGGCAAGGCCGAATTTGTTTCGATTAAAGAGTTGAGATCTGATAGTCGGCTATGAAGATTAAAGATGTTCTTGTCTCTGAAAGAAGCCGTAGCCGACTTGAACGACGACGCACAACCCTAACTTGCCCAACTCTGTATCACATATCCCCCCCCGAAAATTATCCCCTCCTCATTACAACGAAAAACAATCTGGACCGCGACGATATTAGACTTGTCTCTTTCTTCAAATGAGTTAAATTGCCAAGGGAAAATAAAATGGAAAAACCGTGGGTTGAGTAAATTTTATACAATTCAACCTGAATAAACCCAATTCGGTGGATAATAGTGTATCGTCGTAATGCAGTATTTGTTGTTACAGAAGAACATTCCTGTCCTTTGTATCAGGTGGGAGATGAATGTATCATACGTGATTCAACAATCTCGGCAGGTCAGAACAAGGAACTCTGCGTGTGGCTGGTGCAGGAGCTGTTAACAGCAATGCGCGACAGCAATCTCCTGAAGCGCCGTTTTACACATCCGGGAGCAAGGCAAATTAAATTTGAGTGCGGCGGATGTACCGGGTTGGTTCGATTTGAATACAAAAAGGAGACCTCCTATTCAACCCTACAGATGAATCTTCTTGAGGCATCAAAAAAACGTGCAAAAAATCAACTTGTCGGGAAGTTCTTCGGTCTTCTTAGGGAGATGAAACTCTTTGAACCCCTTGACGATTTCGATCTACAGGATCTGGCTCTCCTGATGAAGTTGGAAAAATATCCGGCAAATAATATACTTCTTGAAGCCGGTACGGTGGGTACGCATTTTTATGTCGTTTTATCTGGAGAAGTGAATGTAGTACGGGACGATAACGGGGTGATTGCCGAACTCGGGCCCGGAGATATTTTTGGCGAGATGAGTCTTCTTTCTGGCGAATCGACCTATTCTTCGGTGCATTCAAAAACACCGGTGGAACTGGCCACATTAAAAGCGATAGAATTTAAACGGATACTTTCACTCTATCCGGTTTTGCAGGTTTTTTTCTATCGGGTTCTTGTTGAGCGTGTGCAGAAGAACGCTATTCTGGCCGGAAACATCACTTCCGGCATGAACGGTGAACTCTCGGATATCAACGCGGTGGAACTTTTTCAATTGATCAATTCCGGCGGTAAAACCGGGAGGATTGATCTTGTTTTTGATGAATGCAGGGGGCGTGTTCTGTTTAATGCAGGAGAAATAGTTTATTGCAAATGCGGTGAATATGAAGGGAAAAATGCTATTTTTTATATACTCGCAAAAAAAGAAGGCCAGTTCGCCTATGTCAAGGGGATCTCTGAGGAGGAAAAAGAATTGCCGGTTCTGGGAGGATTTATGGGCCTGATCATGGAGGGTTTACATCGTATAGACGAAAATGAAGCTGGAGAAGAGGGACGGGATGTCTTATGAACAAGCCCTCTGCATTAGTAGTGCAAACGTGTTGCAAAAGGAGAGAGACTGAACTGTGGAGAGCCCGCACTTGGTAGCTCTGGTAAGCCTTTAGAGAATTACCAAGGTTATCCCGCGATTGCCTCTGTTGAGGTCACTGTGCTGACGAAGAAAGGGGAAACGACGCACCATGTTGCGTCCGGGGCCGTTGCCGGTGCTGAAGTTCTCACCGTCTAACACATCGTTAATCTCGCCGCGATATTTGAGATATTGCAATTTCTCCCGAATTTCTTCCCTGATTACACCGCCGCGACCTGATGAACCGTAACCGTGGATCAGCGTGAGCACGCGGCATCTTTCTTTTCTGGCCTGCTCCAGTTCTCGTTCAAGTCGCCCCAAGGCCTGCTCCACAGTGGGCATGCCCCGTTTCAGTTTGACCTCCCGGTGTGGAATGCCCCGTCCAGAGGGAGAGAATTTCAGCTCGGACTCGCAAAAAGGACAACGGCTGATACCCGAGTCCACCTCGTTGCCGCAGACCTCACAAAAAAGCTGCATCTCACCCTACCGCCTGCGCACTTCGATCATATCCGGCATCTGCTGGAGATGGATCAGTAATTTTTGCAGATGGTCTGTGTCGGTAATTTCGAGAACAACGCGGAACTCAGCAATATTCTCCGCATTTGTCCGAGAACTGAACTCAACAACATCGGCATCATCACTGGAGATTAATGAGCTGATATCTGCCAGCAGGTTTTTTCTGTCTTCGGCGCGTAAAAAGAGTTCGGTTCGGTGTCTGCCCTGCATATTGCTGGACCAGTTGACTTCAACCCAGCGAGTCGGATCTGTGGCCAGCAGGCTGGGGCAATCGGCCTTATGCACGGAGATTCCCACCCCGGTGGTGATAAAACCGATAACCTCGTCGCCCGGCACCGGCTTACAGCATTGGCTGATTTTGATCAGCATATCATCAACACCGTCAATCTGGACCGCACCTTTGGCCGTCGGCGCAGGCTGCTGCGGCCCCGCCTCAACGAACTGCTCCGGCAGCTCTTCTTCCCGGCTCTGCTCTTCCTGCTGTTGCAGTTCTTTGGGGAGCAGGGCACGTTCAAGATGGCGGAATGTAATTGCTCCGGTTCCCGTCTTGGCCAGCATGTCATCCAGAGAGTTACAGCGCAACTCTTGTAACAAGAGACGAATATGGCCGCTCTTTATCAGTTTTTTCAGGCTGGTGCCAAGCTGCTTCAGCCCCCGTTCACAGATCTCGCGTCCTTCCTCTAGAGTCTTTTCTTTTTCCTCCCGCCGTAGCCATTGCCGGATCTTTGCTCTGGCCCGACTGGTCTTGACCAGTTGCAGCCATGCCTGCTTGGGATGCTGATTTTTTGAGGTGATGATTTCGACAATGTCGCCGTTCTGCAATTCATATTTGAGTTGCACCAGACGACCGTTCACTCTGGCACCGGTACATCGGTCGCCGACAGCAGTATGGATGGCATAGGCAAAATCAATAGGCGTGGACCCTCTGGGCATCTCGCGTACTTCGCCTGTCGGGGTCAGGGCGTACACATCCGGGTCAAAAAGCTCGCCGCGCACCGAGTCAAGAAATTCGCCGGGATCTTCAACTTCCTGAAGACTTTTGACCAGTTTCTTGAGATCCTTGAAAAGGCGGGCATCCCGGGAGTTGATCTTCTGCCCTTCTTTATAGGCCCAGTGGGCCGCAACACCTTCCTGCGCCACCCTGTCCATTTCTTCCGTGCGGATCTGGATCTCGATGAAATGGCCACCGGGTCCGGCCACCGTGGTGTGCAGCGACTGGTAGTTGTTGGATTTAGGCGCGGAAATGAAATCCTTGATTCGACCCGGAACCGGTGTCCAGTTGCCATGAATGGTGCCCAAGGCCTCGTAGCACTCTTTGACCGTGTTCACGATAATACGAAAAGCCACCTTATCGTACACCTGCTCAATGGGAATATTCTGGACAATCAGCTTTTTATAAATGGAATACAAATGCTTGGGCCGTCCTATGACCCGAACTGGAATGACCTGGTTCTTTTTCAACTTTTTGCGGAGAATACCGATGACCTCATCGACATACTTTTCCCGTTCTCCCAGGGTGCTGACCAGATGGCCCATCAACTCCTTATATTCCGCCGGAAAAAGGTACTGAAACGAGAGATCCTCAAGCTCCCGCTTGAGCCAGTCTATACCGAGCCGGCTAGCCAGCGGCGCATAGAGGTCCATGGTTTCCCGAGACAGCTGCCGCTGTTTTTTTTCGCTTTCCTGATGGAGGAGGAGCATGTCATGCAGGCGATCGGCAAGCTTGACCAGGAGAACTCGGATATCCGATCCCATAGCCAGGAACAGTTTGCGGATGTTTTCCGCCTGATAGGCCATTTTGGAATCATAGCGGACATTGGTTATCTTTGTGGTTCCGTTGATAATATTGGCTACGTCATGGCCGAATTTTCCTTCCAGCTCCTCCGGTGTCGCAACACCTTCCTTCAAGACTCCGTGGAGCAGGCTTGCAATGATCGTATCCAGATCCAAATGCATGGAGGCCACAGTATTGGCCACGTTCAGCAGATGGCTGATATACGATCTTCCCGAGGAGTGGAGAAGTACCCTGTGCCGTTCAACGGCAAAGGTATAGGCATCCTCAAGATTACCCAGATCATCCTCGGAAAGGTATTCGCCTGCCGTGTTTTTCAGTTCGTCAAAATCAACCATTTTTATCAGGATTATCAGAAAACGGGAAACGTTTATCCGCAGCTTGTTATTAAAGGGCGTTCAGCTCATCTCGGATGAAGGTGGTTATTGTTGATGCGGCCTGTTCATAGGCAAGCAGGGTGGTTGTGCCGTCGCGTCGTGTCCGCAACTCCACCTGTCCTTCTTTTTCCCAGGTTTTCCCGACTGTCACCCGATAGGGAATGCCGAGAAGATCAGCATCCTTGAACTTTGATCCTGGACGCTCGTCCCGGTCATCCAGAAGAACTTCCAGACCTGCGGCTTGAAGATCCTGGTAGAGTTTTTCTGCGGCTGCGGTGGTCTCCTCGTTTTTTATGTTCAGATTCAGGACAATGACCTGAACCGGTGCCAAAGGCAGGGGGAAAATGATGCCGTTCTCATCATGATTCTGCTCAATGGCGGCAGCCACCACCCGGCTGATTCCGATACCGTAGCAGCCCATGACCATAGCCTGTTCCTTGCCTTCCTGATCCTGATACACTGCATGCATGGCCTCAGAGTAGTTGGTCCCCAGTTTGAAAATATGACCGACTTCAATGCCCTCGGTTAATTCCAAGGCACCTCGGCAGACAGGGCAGCGATCCTGTTCCGTGATCTGACGGAGATCACCCACAGCAATCGGGGTGAAATCCCTGCCCGGATGAACACCGGTCAGGTGATGTCCTTTTTCATTGGCTCCGGCAACGGCATTGATCATGGTCATAACCTCTTGATCTGCGACCAGCTTGATGGGAATACCAACCGGTCCGATATAGCCCACAGGCAGTTTGGTCAGCTTCCAGACCGTGTCATCTTCAGCCAATTCAACCTCAGCGACATCAAGCAGGTTTTTCAGTTTTACGGATTGCACCTCACGATCCCCGCGCACCAGCACAGCCACCGGTTCGTCATCGGCAAGGTAGATCATGGTCTTGATGACCTCCCTGGGTGTGACCTTGAGGAATTCCGCCACCCGGTCCACCTTTTTCATGCCCGGTGTTTCGACCTTGATGCAGTCCTGTGCTTCGTCTGCCGGGGTATCTTTTGACTCTGTCTCAGCGAGAACCACCTTGGCCTTTTCTACATTGGCAGCATACTCGCATTCCTGACAGATGACCAAAGTGTCTTCTCCTGTATCGGCCAGCACCATGAATTCATGGGAAAAGGATCCGCCAATGCTGCCGGAATCCGCTTCCACAGCACGGAATTCAAGCCCGCAACGTTGAAAAATACGGGTGTACGCATCGCGCATGGTCTGGTAACTTTGATTGGCCGCTTCATCGCTGACGTCAAAGGAGTAGGCATCCTTCATGATAAACTCGCGTCCGCGCATCAGGCCGAAGCGGGGACGGATCTCGTCGCGGAACTTGGTCTGCATCTGATACAGATTCACAGGCAGCTGGCGATAGGAATGCAGCTCGCGGCGGGCGATATCGGTAATAACCTCTTCATGGGTGGGGCCGAGACAGTACTCTCGATTATGTCGATCTTGGAAGCGGAGCAGTTCA includes:
- the lon gene encoding endopeptidase La, whose translation is MDDQSQNNQNKQQDPTLLPIPKELPILPLHGFVFFPGMGFPLQIASATSRQLVDEAMEGDQMIGLVLCHKKQVGNNDTISSADLHRVGAVGYVHKVSTTEEGYYQVLVSGIHKLSVDKFTAEMPYIKGEISILPMEVNDGDRETEALVLGIRNEFKKLGELINLPAEIMATMDAISDPFHVGYLVSSQLNLRVNKEQEILEIVEVNLLLHRVARELNRRVNTAEMSNKLQEDIKKDMDGKQREFFLRQQMQAIRKELGEESDGKVELQELRERAAESGLSEEANKAVEKELTRLDRISPSSPEYSVSRNYIDWILDLPWSTSSDDTLDLDKAESDLEEEHYGLEKIKKRILEFLAVRKLKNDIHGPILCLAGPPGVGKTSLGQSIARTMNRKFSRMALGGMRDEAEIRGHRRTYIGALPGRIIQNLKKVGTNNPVILLDEIDKLGNDFRGDPASALLEVLDPEQNSTFTDHYLDIEFDLSKVMFIATANMLETIPGPLRDRMEVVQLSSYTEDEKLAIARKYLLKKQLKEHALTAENLEMDDEALLAVIRSYTREAGVRNLERQLAAICRGVAANLARGRTEKTVVTADNLYDFLGVVSYTSEMKARTWGPGLSTGLAWTPVGGQILFIETSKMKGKGGLALTGKLGDVMKESASAALTYIRSNAHSLSVDEDVFSQIDLHVHVPDGATPKDGPSAGVAMVSSLISVISDRTVRQDVAMTGEITLRGDVLPVGGIAEKVLAALRAGINELVLPVLNEKDVLEIPEEVREGVIFHYPHTIEEALGFVLEKETDNT
- the ftsY gene encoding signal recognition particle-docking protein FtsY, yielding MLGWFKKKLSGRKEEAAVEETAAQADVGIAAAEEPATSAATAEKKPEQEADKTVPAAEPALSATAEAKAEAEPPAEGHAGGQEQEKPQRSMFRRLQERLGKSRNHFVHRLDTLFRGRKEIDQELFDELEEILITADLGVNTAMELLDEAKSSVKRQDLSDPQALKKVLRDKILSFLQESSQPAELVLPDSGPFVIMVVGVNGVGKTTSIGKIAAKFAKAGQSVLLVAGDTFRAAAIDQLKIWGDRVGVEVVAGPPKSDPSSVVFDGVAKGVAKDYDVVIIDTAGRLHTSVNLMAELKKIKRVVGKNLSTAPHEVMLVVDATTGQNAISQAKMFNEAVGITGLTLTKLDGTAKGGIVANICHELKIPVRFIGIGEQVEDLRDFDPEEFVDALFSVEEGS
- a CDS encoding DnaJ domain-containing protein codes for the protein MQRQYSYNSNQPGCGGCLLIVILILLATGGWQAVGSFFSVLIYSGLFAVLALVVAFFGFTRYIQSRAAAYAQSQTESHNRFVFLLVNILVCVAKVDGHFTKSELRTMLNFFQHSLHYNQDQMYWVKQLIKDARDDEQDLDALLTEFRNSFAYEPRLILLELIYQLIFAKKPVNEGELNLARKIGQFLGIREYERQTIENKYRYGHQYQRGAAGGGAPSEQQYYAVLGVTSGAEFPEIKKAYRKLSMQYHPDKVAHLGDEFKGVAEEKMKEINAAYDYFRKKYDGS
- a CDS encoding SMEK domain-containing protein is translated as MNRQEYFNFIEEKLSFLAFRIEMRGGLNILDLNLHSENFYLHFFNLLFDWNLKNLNTVEKNSAGIDLIDTANKIIVQVSATATRQKVESALSKDLLKYSGYNFKFISISKDAKRLREQTFSNPHNLTFSPATDIFDTSSLLSIISTMDIDQQRGIYNFLKKELRSEPDPKKIESNLTTIIKILSKEDWSQGTMGFEIIPYDIEIKIFYNQLEKAKVLIDDYKVHYHRIDKVYSEFDKQGVNKSISILNGIRTEYLALGKNLSPDHCFFSIIDKVIHKIRESANYTAIPDEELTLCVQILVVDAFIRCKIFKNPSGGGSC
- a CDS encoding DUF2326 domain-containing protein, which translates into the protein MFLKSLTITRGDGSIIRDIPFHSGLNFIVDETPIESGKETGNNVGKTTVLKLVDFCLGAKAKGIYSDQENKRNEYKLVKDFLVENQVMVSLLLKEDLFQEASREVLIERNFLYRKNKIQRIDGQDKKNDEFEEALTDLLFPGHYGKKPTFRQIIAHNIRYEDLSINNTLKNLDRYTRDDEYETLYLFLFGCDFEQGDTKQALRAQINLEENFRKRLESEQTKSGYEAALNLIQTDIDELERQKASLNLNPNFESDLEKLNQIKYQINLASSEIGRLELRKELILEAQKDMQASKSHIDLQQLQQLYQQASSLVNGLQKTFQDLYEFHNRMVESKTEFVAKDLPEIDAKLAIKRQHLNRLLAEEKELSRVIIRSDSFNVLEQLIVALNTKYQKKGDYENTLRQLNSVESKLDELNNDLIKIDDELFSDEFYLKIKGQLNEFNKYFSSVSNELYNEKYALKVDPKTVKGRRVYEFTAFNLNFSSGKKQGEISCFDIAYTLFADEENIPCMHFLLNDKKELMHGNQLIKIAKLVNAKGIQFVASILKDKLPEELNRDEYVILKLSQSDKFFRIES